Proteins encoded together in one Ignavibacteriales bacterium window:
- a CDS encoding carboxypeptidase-like regulatory domain-containing protein — protein MRSSWCKVLLILLIILAIPALLFAGNGKISGTVKDATTKEAVVGANVVIVGTTMGAATDAEGRYYILNVPPGTYAVQASVVGYARLEVGGVQVRADQTSDLNFDLRQETIELKEVVIQAQMRVVDKSQTSSKSTIGKDELSNKLPITGALEVLNTTPGAFKGFVRGGKITETKTIVDGVDISDQYYAIGGDQANQGILYSSGLVTRYRDYQLSTNATVTFNAVEQLSVNTGATGADNASATAGIINYALREGRGKLSGSFSARVSQLSGLKYDGPDLYWNDQVYYDEKNATQARLAANKALQATAPTAARQLAITPDSIKSLKYTYYTGKYLNNDKPVIDVDGMISGSITDNWGFMLSGKYYDSHGRLPNEHSQQADLTFKTTYNLSKSFKINAFGILNDRGYIFGWKNSYYNDKARLFLEGVPKSDGFNFVGSLKATHMLSQSSFYEIQLSHTYRQDRYGYSDDNGDGICALNENGEFLTLEKTADAEKYISRSGIDLFKFFRIGDEAGPSFITQPMTAGNGQILITRPTFYYENTKNIVTTAKFDITSQVDYNNQLKAGVSFQFNDISKVQRNSSLGSDATDVLRKMLVEKWQFYPTQFGGYVSDRMEYAGLVINLGARIDRWDPKAADWANYYNLFVLTNNVQIDDSLRKELLPIRGKDDVKPYWFFSPRIGVSHPISDEAAMYFSYSRNSIPPPFSRLYGSYNAVLGAAGQLPQFASLRQEPVRSSNYELGAQWEFVPKKFGLTFTAYMRDIENYSQNAVTLNLANGSNAMWVSGQYADARGVEFGIQALRQTYFDFVTVYGRLNYSYSYIKQTGWTGNDALQQTTFSRPDTLKYGNTLPFDDLWAYNKVETNVTGGSNLLTGGYDRAHRISYVLFLEFPYQVMVSSVGTFQSGFYYPLSVTVDPRVAGRDFGQAPWNKMVDLRVEKGFTLNNIHFAVFFDLKNAFGWKNIIGYDNTASGAQLWEYSAAGIAKLNDGTIDPTGSYKRAVYYDGSPFYDIPSEYYFGVRIDF, from the coding sequence ATGAGATCCTCCTGGTGCAAAGTTCTCCTGATACTCTTGATTATCCTTGCCATCCCAGCGCTCCTGTTTGCTGGGAACGGAAAAATTTCCGGGACGGTAAAGGACGCTACCACCAAGGAAGCCGTTGTTGGTGCAAACGTGGTTATCGTAGGCACGACGATGGGTGCGGCGACAGATGCCGAGGGGCGGTATTACATCCTGAACGTACCTCCCGGGACGTATGCCGTGCAGGCATCCGTTGTTGGGTATGCGCGTTTAGAGGTCGGCGGTGTTCAGGTGCGTGCCGATCAGACCTCAGACCTAAATTTCGATCTACGCCAAGAAACAATCGAACTCAAGGAAGTGGTCATTCAGGCGCAGATGAGAGTGGTTGACAAATCTCAAACATCTTCCAAGTCGACCATCGGAAAAGACGAATTGTCAAACAAACTGCCGATCACCGGAGCCTTGGAAGTCTTGAACACCACGCCCGGAGCATTCAAAGGGTTCGTGCGCGGCGGCAAGATCACGGAAACCAAGACCATCGTTGACGGTGTCGACATCAGCGATCAGTACTATGCCATCGGCGGAGACCAGGCGAACCAGGGAATCTTGTACTCTTCCGGGCTTGTGACTCGCTACAGAGATTACCAATTGAGCACAAACGCCACCGTCACCTTCAACGCGGTTGAGCAGCTCTCCGTAAACACCGGAGCCACAGGCGCAGACAATGCGTCAGCGACAGCTGGTATCATCAACTACGCTCTCCGTGAAGGACGCGGAAAGCTCTCGGGCAGCTTCTCCGCCCGAGTAAGTCAGTTGAGTGGGCTCAAGTACGACGGTCCGGATCTTTACTGGAATGACCAGGTTTACTATGACGAGAAGAATGCAACGCAGGCTCGTCTTGCAGCGAATAAAGCACTCCAGGCGACGGCACCGACAGCTGCCCGCCAATTGGCAATTACCCCGGATAGTATCAAGAGCTTGAAATACACGTACTACACGGGAAAATACCTAAACAACGACAAGCCCGTGATCGATGTCGACGGGATGATCAGCGGCAGCATCACCGATAATTGGGGATTCATGCTGAGCGGCAAATACTATGACTCCCACGGACGCTTGCCGAACGAACACTCTCAGCAGGCCGACCTGACATTCAAGACGACCTACAACCTGAGCAAGTCTTTCAAGATCAATGCATTTGGCATCTTGAATGACAGAGGTTACATCTTCGGCTGGAAGAACTCCTACTATAATGACAAGGCCAGGCTTTTCCTGGAAGGCGTTCCCAAGAGCGATGGATTTAATTTTGTTGGAAGCCTCAAGGCCACCCACATGCTCTCCCAGTCATCGTTCTATGAAATTCAGCTCAGTCACACGTATCGTCAGGATCGCTACGGGTATTCCGACGATAACGGTGACGGGATCTGTGCCCTCAATGAAAACGGGGAGTTCCTGACGCTGGAAAAAACGGCCGATGCCGAGAAGTACATCTCACGCTCTGGTATTGACCTGTTTAAGTTCTTCCGTATCGGTGACGAAGCGGGTCCGAGCTTTATCACACAGCCAATGACCGCGGGCAACGGACAGATCCTGATCACACGCCCAACGTTCTATTATGAGAACACAAAGAACATCGTTACGACGGCCAAGTTCGATATCACCAGCCAGGTTGACTACAACAACCAGTTGAAAGCTGGAGTCTCCTTCCAGTTCAACGATATCAGCAAGGTCCAGAGAAATTCGAGCCTTGGCTCCGATGCGACGGACGTTCTCAGAAAAATGCTCGTTGAAAAATGGCAGTTCTACCCGACGCAATTCGGCGGCTATGTTTCGGACCGCATGGAATATGCGGGCCTCGTCATCAACCTTGGCGCGCGAATCGACCGATGGGATCCCAAAGCAGCAGACTGGGCCAATTACTACAACCTGTTCGTTCTGACGAACAATGTTCAAATTGACGACAGCTTGCGCAAGGAACTGCTCCCGATCCGGGGCAAGGATGACGTAAAGCCATACTGGTTCTTCTCACCGCGTATCGGTGTGTCGCACCCGATCTCGGACGAAGCTGCGATGTACTTCTCCTATTCACGCAACTCCATTCCGCCGCCATTCTCACGCCTCTACGGAAGCTACAATGCCGTTCTCGGCGCAGCCGGTCAATTACCGCAGTTCGCAAGCTTGAGGCAGGAGCCAGTCCGATCCTCGAACTACGAACTCGGTGCGCAATGGGAGTTTGTCCCGAAGAAGTTCGGATTGACGTTCACCGCATACATGCGTGACATCGAGAACTACAGCCAGAACGCAGTGACGCTGAACCTGGCCAACGGATCAAACGCCATGTGGGTCAGCGGGCAATATGCTGATGCACGCGGTGTTGAGTTCGGCATCCAGGCGCTGCGTCAGACCTATTTCGATTTCGTTACCGTCTATGGTCGTTTGAACTACTCGTACAGCTACATCAAGCAAACGGGCTGGACAGGAAACGATGCGCTGCAGCAAACCACCTTCTCGCGTCCCGATACCCTGAAGTATGGAAACACGCTGCCGTTTGATGATCTCTGGGCCTATAACAAGGTTGAGACCAATGTAACCGGCGGCAGTAACCTGCTGACAGGCGGATACGATCGCGCTCACCGCATCAGTTATGTTCTGTTCCTTGAATTCCCGTACCAGGTCATGGTCTCCTCTGTCGGCACGTTCCAAAGCGGATTCTACTATCCGTTGAGCGTGACCGTCGATCCGCGTGTTGCCGGCCGCGACTTTGGACAGGCGCCGTGGAACAAGATGGTTGACTTGCGCGTGGAAAAAGGGTTCACACTCAACAATATTCACTTCGCGGTGTTCTTCGACCTGAAGAACGCGTTCGGCTGGAAGAACATCATCGGCTACGACAACACGGCCTCCGGCGCACAGCTCTGGGAATATTCTGCTGCTGGAATCGCGAAGTTGAATGACGGCACAATTGATCCTACGGGTTCCTACAAGCGCGCGGTGTACTACGATGGAAGTCCGTTCTACGACATTCCGAGTGAATACTACTTCGGCGTGAGGATTGATTTCTAA
- a CDS encoding PorV/PorQ family protein, translated as MKKISSLSIVALLLVVFATGIVTAQTRKAGINSAAFLKVGVGARQVGMGSAVTSSNGDVTNMFWNPAGVALRDEKAQVSFTYNSWIGGLSQNAFAGSYKLEGIGTIGVGVMTFGMSGIIADRDVYPGNTVLQGLQIDQASADTYDYMDMLAQVTYSTYVMDRLTLGASVKLISEKIDDMNATAVGFDLGSVYNIGLLNWSIGARITNLGSDIKFYDYASPIPLTFSMGTSLTPIHVGDNSITFAIDAVKPQDGQQYYYTGMEYNFNNMIFLRGGWKLNYSYLGMAGDGIDQGTSQRMGVQTSLEKGSLGAGVRVPMSDLMLSLDYSYTVFSSFSDVHRITLHVSMK; from the coding sequence ATGAAAAAGATCTCTTCACTATCGATTGTGGCTTTGCTCCTCGTGGTTTTTGCCACCGGGATCGTGACCGCCCAGACGCGCAAGGCTGGTATCAACAGCGCTGCGTTTCTGAAGGTCGGCGTGGGGGCACGGCAGGTTGGCATGGGCTCAGCTGTCACATCTTCGAATGGAGACGTGACGAACATGTTCTGGAACCCAGCCGGTGTCGCTCTGCGCGACGAGAAAGCCCAAGTATCATTCACGTATAATTCATGGATTGGAGGTCTGTCACAGAACGCGTTCGCCGGGTCCTACAAGCTGGAAGGGATCGGCACGATCGGCGTTGGTGTCATGACTTTCGGCATGAGCGGTATCATCGCCGATCGCGATGTGTACCCCGGGAACACCGTGCTCCAAGGTTTACAAATTGATCAGGCCAGTGCAGATACCTATGACTATATGGATATGCTTGCGCAAGTGACGTACTCCACATATGTCATGGATCGCCTGACGCTCGGCGCGTCGGTGAAACTGATCAGCGAGAAGATCGATGACATGAACGCCACCGCGGTCGGCTTTGACCTCGGTTCGGTGTACAACATCGGTCTTCTGAACTGGAGTATCGGTGCCCGCATCACCAACCTGGGAAGCGACATCAAGTTCTACGATTACGCCTCCCCGATTCCGCTGACGTTCAGCATGGGAACATCGCTGACACCGATTCACGTTGGAGATAATTCCATCACGTTTGCGATCGATGCCGTGAAGCCGCAAGATGGTCAGCAGTACTACTACACCGGCATGGAATACAACTTCAATAACATGATATTCCTCCGTGGCGGTTGGAAGCTGAACTACAGTTACCTCGGAATGGCGGGTGACGGTATTGATCAGGGAACATCTCAACGCATGGGAGTCCAGACGAGCCTTGAAAAAGGATCGTTGGGAGCCGGCGTACGAGTGCCGATGTCTGATCTGATGCTCTCTCTCGACTATTCGTACACGGTGTTCAGCTCCTTCTCCGATGTACACCGGATTACGCTGCACGTATCAATGAAGTAA
- a CDS encoding twin-arginine translocation signal domain-containing protein: MKRRDFLKAPAAAGALLGTSLQFGEVSAKEELSPTPQDQVKPENLQRMHPDFITCLPGVEYFFFGNGDITGVVQHCPKDSSGSFLGFTFMNPGLFSRKWSTYLYHPERGFTNTRFGVTIEESETGSPKKDGMYTGVKGYSVTPENFVSMQWKYTENVPIASLHWKAGECEIEEEFFAPSEGSVLFRRATVKNASARPLRVRHGLSLYANFGLFDQIYVDEKEKAAFARGLAKMKLFTLEKEATVAGRYDVRVDAGIIAPGESRQATYVYCLNDGEKIFKKKTFEVLWKNTVRYWSAKGILETGNKEFDDLWKVSKTGLRSVMGNNARMDAGVWEYNMEWVIDHLWAAIGFLRSGFVDEARLLVESNLKNAIGFDGRTIESSRWFGYDYTELNQNGSLVHSVWEYLCWTGDYALVKKYWDKIKLCAEFPLQDVFFDKRARMVHNKREFWERSDPHGIEDGFEMAYQFWVIMGLEKGAEIAEAIHDRATARTWRQKARGMKESMLTDPTFKMIENGRLIKRRKRNGEWQKLSVPPNRGAMPPGSPLAIDETPALDPDTVVAFPIIFGMIDPKSELSLKTLEWVETLWSQQWPEGGYGRYNTHSEPDPPAAWPFNSVMVARAHAEAGNDEKVWRVLHWLTNLPAGKSGSWFEHLGHSITPPAPPVGIVGWIWYEIMALYVHQIVGLRPELDRLVVRPLLIKGLDDIRSTHIVRKTKVSVHIWRSKEKTSARVNGKDVAVTNGAISIPYPSKGTLTIDFTIAG, from the coding sequence ATGAAAAGAAGAGACTTTCTTAAAGCTCCCGCAGCAGCAGGAGCTCTGCTCGGTACCAGCCTCCAGTTTGGAGAGGTTTCCGCAAAAGAAGAATTGTCGCCAACCCCTCAGGATCAGGTAAAACCGGAGAACCTGCAGCGCATGCACCCGGATTTTATTACATGCCTGCCCGGTGTCGAATATTTCTTCTTTGGCAATGGCGACATCACGGGGGTGGTTCAACACTGCCCGAAAGACAGCAGCGGATCATTCCTCGGATTTACGTTCATGAATCCGGGGCTCTTCAGCAGAAAATGGAGCACCTATCTCTATCATCCCGAGCGGGGTTTTACGAACACGCGTTTTGGCGTTACAATTGAAGAAAGCGAAACAGGCAGCCCCAAAAAAGACGGAATGTACACCGGCGTAAAGGGGTATTCGGTCACGCCCGAGAATTTCGTATCGATGCAATGGAAATACACCGAAAACGTCCCGATTGCTTCTCTTCACTGGAAAGCCGGAGAGTGCGAGATAGAGGAGGAGTTCTTTGCTCCGAGCGAGGGGTCTGTTCTTTTCCGGAGGGCAACCGTGAAGAACGCGTCAGCCAGACCGCTGCGTGTTCGTCATGGCCTGTCGTTGTATGCGAACTTCGGTCTCTTTGATCAAATCTATGTCGATGAAAAAGAGAAGGCGGCCTTCGCACGCGGACTTGCAAAGATGAAATTGTTCACGCTTGAAAAAGAGGCAACCGTCGCCGGTCGTTACGATGTGCGCGTTGACGCCGGAATCATTGCTCCGGGCGAGTCACGCCAGGCAACATACGTGTACTGCCTGAATGACGGAGAGAAAATATTCAAGAAAAAAACCTTCGAGGTCCTTTGGAAGAACACCGTACGCTATTGGAGCGCAAAGGGGATTCTGGAAACCGGCAACAAAGAATTTGACGATCTCTGGAAGGTCTCCAAAACAGGTCTGCGGTCGGTGATGGGCAACAATGCGCGCATGGACGCCGGTGTGTGGGAGTACAACATGGAGTGGGTGATCGACCATCTGTGGGCGGCGATCGGGTTTCTCCGTTCCGGGTTTGTGGATGAAGCGCGCCTGCTTGTCGAAAGTAATCTCAAAAATGCCATCGGTTTCGACGGCCGCACGATTGAATCGAGCCGCTGGTTCGGTTACGACTACACGGAGCTGAATCAAAACGGCAGCCTGGTCCATAGCGTATGGGAGTACCTTTGCTGGACGGGAGATTACGCCCTGGTAAAAAAATACTGGGACAAGATTAAACTCTGCGCTGAATTTCCGCTCCAGGATGTTTTCTTCGACAAGCGGGCGCGCATGGTTCATAACAAGAGAGAATTCTGGGAACGCAGCGATCCCCATGGCATCGAAGATGGATTCGAAATGGCGTACCAGTTCTGGGTTATCATGGGATTGGAGAAGGGAGCCGAGATCGCCGAGGCCATTCACGATCGCGCTACCGCCCGCACATGGCGACAAAAGGCGCGCGGGATGAAAGAATCCATGCTCACCGACCCCACGTTCAAGATGATCGAGAATGGACGCCTCATTAAACGCAGGAAAAGAAATGGAGAATGGCAGAAACTGAGCGTACCGCCCAATCGCGGTGCGATGCCTCCGGGTTCGCCGCTCGCGATTGACGAAACCCCCGCATTGGATCCGGACACCGTGGTGGCGTTCCCGATCATCTTCGGGATGATCGATCCGAAGAGCGAACTGTCACTCAAAACACTCGAGTGGGTCGAGACACTGTGGAGTCAGCAGTGGCCGGAAGGCGGTTACGGGCGCTACAACACGCACAGCGAGCCCGATCCTCCGGCTGCATGGCCGTTCAACTCGGTGATGGTCGCCCGGGCGCATGCCGAAGCCGGCAATGACGAAAAAGTCTGGCGCGTGCTTCATTGGCTGACAAACCTGCCGGCTGGAAAATCAGGCTCGTGGTTCGAACATTTGGGACACAGCATCACGCCCCCCGCGCCCCCCGTTGGCATTGTCGGGTGGATTTGGTATGAGATCATGGCTTTGTATGTTCATCAGATCGTCGGACTCAGGCCCGAGCTGGACAGGCTGGTTGTTCGTCCGCTCCTGATCAAGGGGCTTGACGACATCCGCTCGACACACATCGTTCGAAAAACGAAAGTCTCAGTGCACATCTGGCGGTCCAAAGAGAAGACTTCCGCGCGCGTCAACGGCAAAGATGTTGCGGTCACAAACGGAGCTATTTCAATTCCCTATCCATCGAAGGGGACACTCACGATCGATTTTACTATTGCAGGATGA
- a CDS encoding TonB-dependent receptor, with protein sequence MHSHQSHNVTFRRYNGGSTGISARRAWCAAVALALCCLVFMHSASAQSYVLSGTVRDVSTHELLPFVTVYIKGLALGTSTDDRGAFKLMLKSGSYDVLTSLVGYKTETRHVEIRDKNQVLDVRIVATDILLQEVTVYSSAPGQTSQADGGALSLQGRHITETTTVIPDVFRSVQTLPGISSDNEFSAKFNVRGGTPDENLVLVNGALVYEPFHVKEAPNASIGIFNTDMMRKVTLVTGGFSAKYGDRMSAVMDIEYREGSREQLQGAGTLSMTNFDLLLEGPMTSSGSFIVGARKSYVEYAMSLMGIDESIRPSFYDIQGVLAYSLSPKDKLQFEFIHAGDAFTLEPQSTLGGPFTYNGQYKGKQAAFRESSTSFEEESAHYISNLFDVQSTNFLSSTAFLKSEISYYEQIDEENSYNSNTFARDISSTPNYFYRSNQEHLYSNDLRIRTIELKSAFELQLTPYYELNCGVSYQSILFNQQLVDRRIIDENMNTTRYPDTTRTHRVDSAVDAANENIEARSFKLALYNEHVVQVNEKLLLNLGGRLDYFGVNRDLNLSPRLNVAYRFIDQTTLRAAWGFFYQSPIYRQLAYSAASDTNTKAQKAIHYLLGIEHVFLFDPGAGTSLTIKIEGFYKLYPNLISSSRTSSGRITYSRKNDASGSARGLDVYLAVSLARFYGWVSYGLLDAREDLLTDRIGEYPRFTDQRHTLSVVGEWDLGGRWSSNLRVQYGSGYAYTPSVSQFNTQKSQWEWIPGSKNSATLPAYRRVDIRLGKEFDVAGLFASAFFDVSNLFNFTNIQSYRYRFSSNGNPYVEEIKLWPILPTLGMTVKF encoded by the coding sequence ATGCATTCACACCAATCTCACAACGTGACCTTCCGCCGATACAACGGCGGCAGTACGGGCATTTCTGCGCGAAGAGCCTGGTGTGCCGCGGTCGCTCTTGCACTCTGCTGTCTGGTCTTCATGCACTCCGCCTCAGCTCAGTCCTATGTGCTCTCCGGAACTGTTCGTGATGTTTCCACCCACGAACTTCTTCCGTTCGTGACGGTCTACATCAAGGGTCTCGCTCTCGGCACATCAACCGACGATCGTGGTGCATTCAAACTCATGCTCAAGTCCGGTTCGTACGATGTGCTCACCAGTCTGGTTGGCTACAAAACGGAAACCAGACATGTCGAAATAAGAGACAAGAATCAGGTACTCGATGTCAGGATCGTCGCCACGGACATTCTGCTGCAGGAAGTCACGGTGTATTCCAGCGCACCCGGGCAGACATCGCAGGCAGATGGCGGCGCGCTTTCCCTCCAGGGTCGCCACATTACCGAGACGACGACGGTGATCCCTGATGTTTTCCGGTCCGTGCAAACGCTTCCCGGCATATCATCGGATAACGAGTTCAGCGCAAAATTCAATGTCCGCGGCGGCACACCCGATGAGAATCTCGTTCTCGTCAACGGTGCACTGGTGTATGAACCGTTTCACGTCAAGGAAGCGCCAAATGCGAGCATCGGGATTTTCAATACCGACATGATGAGGAAGGTTACACTCGTCACCGGCGGTTTCAGCGCAAAGTACGGCGACAGGATGAGCGCTGTGATGGATATCGAATACCGCGAAGGAAGCCGTGAGCAGTTGCAGGGGGCCGGAACCCTGAGCATGACAAATTTCGACCTCCTCCTTGAAGGGCCAATGACCTCAAGTGGCTCGTTCATCGTGGGAGCCAGGAAGAGCTATGTAGAGTACGCGATGTCCCTGATGGGCATTGACGAATCCATACGCCCCTCCTTCTATGATATCCAGGGAGTCCTCGCGTATTCGCTTTCGCCGAAGGACAAACTCCAGTTCGAGTTCATCCATGCGGGTGACGCATTTACGCTCGAACCACAGTCAACGCTGGGCGGGCCGTTTACCTACAACGGCCAGTACAAGGGAAAACAGGCTGCGTTCCGCGAATCTTCGACCTCCTTTGAAGAAGAAAGCGCTCATTACATCAGCAATCTTTTCGATGTTCAGAGCACGAACTTTCTCTCGTCAACCGCTTTCCTGAAAAGCGAGATCTCCTATTATGAACAGATCGACGAGGAAAACAGCTACAATTCCAACACGTTCGCACGCGATATCAGTTCGACCCCCAACTATTTCTATCGCTCAAACCAGGAACATCTTTACTCAAACGATTTGAGGATCAGGACGATTGAATTGAAGAGTGCCTTCGAGCTGCAATTGACCCCTTACTATGAGCTCAATTGCGGCGTCAGCTACCAGTCGATCCTCTTCAACCAGCAGCTTGTCGATCGCCGCATCATCGACGAGAACATGAACACAACACGCTACCCCGACACAACGAGAACACACCGGGTCGATAGCGCCGTCGATGCGGCCAACGAGAACATCGAAGCGCGCTCATTCAAGCTGGCGTTGTACAACGAGCACGTCGTTCAGGTGAACGAGAAACTTCTCCTCAATCTTGGCGGGAGGCTCGATTACTTCGGAGTAAACAGGGACCTGAACCTGAGCCCGCGGCTGAATGTTGCGTACCGGTTCATTGACCAGACGACCCTCCGCGCTGCGTGGGGTTTCTTCTACCAGTCTCCGATCTATCGCCAGCTTGCGTACTCGGCCGCGTCGGATACAAACACGAAAGCGCAAAAAGCTATCCATTATCTTCTGGGTATTGAACATGTGTTTCTGTTCGACCCCGGAGCGGGCACGTCGCTCACCATCAAGATCGAGGGCTTCTACAAGCTGTACCCCAACCTCATTTCATCATCGCGCACCAGCAGCGGCCGTATCACCTATTCACGAAAAAACGACGCAAGCGGTTCCGCACGCGGGCTTGATGTCTACCTCGCAGTCAGCCTGGCCCGTTTCTACGGATGGGTAAGCTATGGGCTCCTTGATGCGCGCGAAGACCTGCTCACAGACAGGATCGGAGAATACCCGCGGTTCACCGATCAGCGGCATACCCTCTCGGTTGTCGGCGAATGGGATCTCGGAGGCCGGTGGAGTTCAAACCTGCGCGTACAGTACGGAAGCGGGTATGCCTACACGCCGTCCGTTTCTCAATTCAACACACAGAAGTCCCAATGGGAATGGATTCCGGGGTCCAAGAACAGCGCGACGCTTCCCGCTTATCGCCGGGTTGACATCCGCCTCGGAAAGGAATTCGATGTTGCAGGGCTCTTCGCTTCCGCCTTCTTTGATGTCAGCAATCTTTTCAATTTCACCAACATACAATCCTATCGCTACCGGTTCAGCAGCAACGGTAACCCCTATGTCGAGGAAATCAAGCTCTGGCCGATTCTTCCGACATTGGGCATGACCGTGAAGTTTTAG
- a CDS encoding aminotransferase class V-fold PLP-dependent enzyme yields the protein MKRNDFFKTVLGTLAFTSIPGFKQKDTLDQNSPPVWPTASPDDELFWKVLRGQFPLTDERAYMNTGGLGASPFAVIDAVKAKMDELEKVSETGHSEELWRDVKAAAASLLGCDAGELAFTRNATEGINIVCNGLPLKRGDEIITTTHEHVGNVVPWSALVRREGVVVKLFEPSAASAQENIDRVAKLITPRTRLISIPHATTTVGLILPIKALADLAKSRNIWLFVDGAQTAGMFPFNLHELGCDAYATSGHKWLLGPKETGLLYVRSTMLDVIQPKFTGAYSADEFDLAKDTLKFHPTAQRYEFGTVSVPLRFGLGAAIKFMQRIGMENVWRRDQALSTRLFKGLQAIPFIKVLSPAHDAERSALITMQHEKLPHLELQSHLDKFNLRTRGVSEGRVNGLRISTHIYNSMEEVDRVLEATRSAWKA from the coding sequence ATGAAACGAAACGATTTCTTCAAAACCGTTCTGGGAACGCTCGCGTTTACCAGCATTCCGGGGTTCAAGCAGAAAGACACGCTTGATCAAAACTCACCTCCCGTCTGGCCGACTGCCAGTCCGGACGATGAGCTGTTCTGGAAAGTCCTCCGGGGGCAATTTCCCCTCACCGATGAGCGGGCGTACATGAACACTGGGGGGCTTGGCGCGTCTCCCTTTGCGGTCATTGATGCTGTCAAAGCAAAGATGGATGAGCTTGAGAAAGTCTCGGAAACGGGTCACTCGGAGGAGCTATGGAGGGACGTCAAAGCAGCCGCGGCTTCGCTGCTTGGATGTGACGCAGGGGAGCTGGCTTTCACCCGGAATGCCACAGAAGGTATCAATATTGTCTGCAACGGATTGCCGTTGAAACGTGGTGACGAAATAATTACTACCACCCATGAACACGTTGGCAATGTAGTCCCCTGGTCGGCGTTGGTGCGGCGGGAGGGAGTTGTCGTCAAGCTGTTCGAGCCGTCTGCAGCGTCAGCACAGGAAAACATAGACCGCGTGGCGAAGCTCATCACACCGAGGACACGGCTGATCAGTATTCCGCATGCCACGACGACGGTTGGTCTCATCCTTCCGATCAAAGCGCTGGCCGATCTGGCGAAATCCAGGAACATCTGGCTGTTTGTCGACGGCGCGCAAACCGCGGGAATGTTTCCGTTCAACCTCCACGAGCTTGGCTGCGACGCCTACGCAACAAGCGGGCATAAGTGGCTGCTCGGTCCAAAAGAAACCGGTCTGTTGTATGTTCGCAGCACCATGCTCGATGTGATACAACCGAAATTCACCGGGGCATACTCTGCCGATGAGTTTGACCTGGCCAAGGATACATTGAAATTCCACCCGACAGCTCAACGCTACGAATTTGGGACCGTGAGTGTTCCTCTCCGGTTTGGACTCGGAGCGGCGATCAAGTTCATGCAACGGATTGGTATGGAAAACGTCTGGAGAAGGGATCAGGCGCTTTCTACGCGGCTTTTCAAGGGACTGCAGGCAATACCATTCATTAAAGTTCTCTCTCCAGCACATGATGCCGAGCGAAGCGCTCTCATTACCATGCAGCATGAGAAACTACCGCACCTGGAGCTTCAAAGCCATCTTGACAAATTCAATCTCCGGACGCGGGGCGTGAGCGAAGGCCGAGTAAACGGGCTTCGGATTTCGACTCACATCTATAATTCAATGGAAGAAGTAGACCGTGTCCTGGAAGCCACGCGAAGCGCGTGGAAAGCGTAA